The Pirellulales bacterium DNA window CAATTTCGCCGCGACGGATTAGCCTAGAAGGCATGTCACAACCGCTGAAGGTCAAGCCCGGCGCGAAGGTCCAGCTCAAGGATTTCGATCCGGATTTTCACGACGGGATCGAGAAACAGGCCGCGCTCGAAGAGGCGGCCAAGAATGCCGATGCCCTCGATGAGCTGGCCTACCGTCTCTACGCCGAGCACCGCCGCGCGCTGTTGATCGTGCTCCAAGGGATGGACACGTCGGGCAAAGACGGCACGATCCGGCACGTGATGAGCCGCGTTAGCCCGCAGACCTGCAAGGTCGTCTCGTTCAAACAGCCCAATAGCGAAGAGTTGGAGCACGACTTTCTCTGGCGAGTTCATCGAGCCGTGCCGCCGAAAGGACAAATCGGCATCTTCAACCGTTCGCACTACGAAGACGTGCTCGTGGTGCGGGTCCACCACCTCGTCGAGAAATCGGTGTGGAAAAGCCGCTACGAGAAGATCAATCTGTTCGAGAAGTTTCTCGCGCAGGAGGGAACCACGATCCTCAAGTTCTTCCTGCACATCAGCCGCGACGAGCAGCGCGAGCGGCTCCTCAAGCGGATCGAAGATCCGCACAAGCTCTGGAAGATCAGCGAGGCCGACGTGGCGGAGCGGAAATACTGGGACGACTACCAGCGGGCCTACGAAGACGCGATCGCCGAATGCGGCGCCGATCACGCGTCCTGGTATATCGTCCCAGCCAACCACAAATGGTATCGCAATTTGGTTGTTGGCCGCGTCGTTCATGAGACGCTAAAGCAGATGGACCCGAAGTTTCCCGCCGCTGCGAAGGACTTGACCAAGCTGGTGATCGAGTAGGGCATCGTGTAAGCTAATCTCCATCGATCCAACCCACCGGATCATCGGGGAAGCTGGCGATGTCGATGCCGACGGAAATCAAGGCGGCTCGCACGGACGACGGGTATGTAATCCGCGTCGAAGGGCGCGGGACGCTGCGCGAGAGTCCGGCCGTGCGCGAATTCGCCGCCCAATGTCTCGATCAGCGGCGCGAGTTGACGCTCTCGGTCGATCTCTTCGCCTGCGAGTATCTCGATAGCACGTTTCTCGGCTGCCTTGTCGGGCTGTATCGACGCGGACAACAAGAGCCGAACCTGCGCCTGACCGTGTGCGCCGAGCCAGAAACGCGGCGGCGATTGCTGGGCGCGACTCGGCTCGACAAGCTGTTCCACTGCGTCGACAATTGCCCCGAGCCGGCTGGTCCCTGGGCGCCGCTCTCGGCCCCGCAACTGGAAAAGCGCGATTTCGGCCTGCACGTCCTGGAATGTCATCAGCGGCTTTCCGAACTCCCCTGCCCCAGCGCGCCGGCCTTCAAGGCTGTCGCCGACCAATTGGCCCGCGAATTGGGCCAATCGCAGCCGGGGACGCCCTAGCCTAGCACTACGGTGTCGAATACTCCTGTCACTTGAACTACGACCGTGTGATACAATTGGTTGTAGGTTCGGAGCGACGGGGGATTCTCATTCGACGCCGAACGTATAACGATTCAATGCGAGGATGCCGTGATGAAAGTCGAAGAGAGTTTGATCGCCGAAAACATGACGTACGAACGAGAGAAGGCGAATCTGCTGGCCGCAGGTGACGAAGGGAGGTTTGTCCTGATTCACGGCGACGACGTTGTCGGGGTATGGGGAACCTATGAAGACGCCTTGCGCGAAGGCTACGGCCGATTTGGCTTGTCGCCGTTCATGGTCAAGCAGATTCAAAGTATCGATCGCGTTCAATTCATAGCGCATGAAGTTTCACGATGTCGATCTTAACCATGTCGATTGGCCCGATCGGACCTTTGGTGGAGATTGGGTTGTTGGTGAGCAAGCCGCGGGCGGAGGCCCTGACCGCCAATGGGATCAAAGTCCCCGACATGGTGATTGCGCATGGTTTGATCGACACGGGCGCGATATGCACCTGCATCGATCCATTAATCGTGCGAAAACTCGGTTTGTCGCCCACCGGGACCACCCAAGTCTATACTCCCTCCAGCGGCACTTTGGGACACGCTTGCGATCTCTACGATGTGTCGCTTGGAATTGTGATGGGGGCGAGCCAGGAGCATGTCGTGTCGATCACAATGCCGGTTCTTGAAGCCGAGCTTGCCTATCAAGGATTTGAGGCGCTGATCGGACGCGATGTCCTTGCTCGCGGCACACTCTTCTATAATGGACAGGCGGGTTCATTTACTCTGTCATTTTGAATGGCCTGCGGCGGCTTAGGATCAGAGACATCCAGCCGTAACAGCCTTGATTTGACGAGCGAAATCGGTGAAAATGTATCGGTCGTCGGCAGCATTACGCCTCGCGCATTGATTTTTCGTATCGCACTGGCAAGCGGCGGAATATGGTTTTCGAGCGAATCGAAACATTGAAGCGAGAGTACACCGACAAGTATGTCGTCGTGGACGAGAGCCGGCCGGAGTTGGCTCGATTCAAGGGGCAAGTCGGGCTGGTGAAGACGGTCAACATGAGCGGCCGGGCCCTGATCGAATTTCAGGACTACATCGCGAACATCGGTTGGTACGATATCGACTTGGATTTCGTCAAAGTCGTCCCGAAGCCGGAGGCCGCAGCCCCGACGACGGAAGCAAAGCCGGCGGCGAAAAAAGCTGCCCCGGCCAAACCCGCTCCGACTAAGCCAGCAGCGGCTGCGCCGGCGTCGGAACTGCCGGTTGAGAAGAAGCCAGCCACCGCGGAAAAGAAGCTCTCTCCGATCGAATTGGCGAGAATGCAAGGGGCGATGAAACGCGAGGGGATCCCGGCGCCGGCAAAGCCGAAGCCCGCCGCGGTCGACGCCGCGAAGCCCGCTGCGGTTGCGCCCCCCGAGAAAAAACCGTCCACGGCTGAGATTCTTGCGGCGGCGCGAACAAAAAAGGCTGCCGCGCCGAGTGAAATGCCCGAGGCGCCAGCGAGCGCTCTCGCTGAGCCGCCTGCTACCGAAGAGACCGCGACAATTGCCACGGCGACAATTGCCGCAGTGCCGATGGCTCCGGCTCCGAAGAAACCTGAAGCCAGCGCGGTAGTGATGATGGGCGCGAAGCCGACCACAACGGCGGAGAAGATTGCGTGGTGCCGCGGCGCAGACGCCGGCCGCAACGCGCGATGAACCATTTGCCACGGCATCGGTCTGCGTGGCCTGTAATCCATGTTGAGGTTTGACGAAGGGGATGCGAAGGCAGAGCCTTCTCGGCGGCGTGCTCCCAGGTGGAACCTGGGAAAATGAACGGCGAGCGATCCACAAACGGAGGAGCAGGTGGAATCATGACTACAGCCCAACAACAGCCAGTCGAAGCGGCGCCGCGACGCGGATGGTGGCGGCGGAATTGGAAGTGGCTCGTCGTCGGTCTGGTCTTGGTGGTCGGAATCTCCGCGGGCGGCGGATACTACTACCTGTTCGGCCGCATGCTCTTGAGCGAGCCGTTTAAGATCGCCTGGGATGCGGTCAAGAACAGCAAGCAGGTGAGCGCCGAATTGGGCGCGCCGATCAGCGGCGGCTGGACTCCGCACGGCACCGTCAATCAAGATCCGAACATGCCCGAGGCGACGATGAATTTCTCGATTTCGGGACCTAACGGCACGGCCGACGTCGCGGCGCTAGCCCGAAGGATCGACGGCATCTGGGGTTTCCCACGATTCGAGGTCGATACGCGTCCTCTCGATGGCTCAGTCGAGGGAAAGCATCTCGATTTAACCGGCGAAATCAATGCCGGCAAGCCGGACGACGTGCAGAAATTCGATCCCACCAAACC harbors:
- a CDS encoding PPK2 family polyphosphate kinase encodes the protein MSQPLKVKPGAKVQLKDFDPDFHDGIEKQAALEEAAKNADALDELAYRLYAEHRRALLIVLQGMDTSGKDGTIRHVMSRVSPQTCKVVSFKQPNSEELEHDFLWRVHRAVPPKGQIGIFNRSHYEDVLVVRVHHLVEKSVWKSRYEKINLFEKFLAQEGTTILKFFLHISRDEQRERLLKRIEDPHKLWKISEADVAERKYWDDYQRAYEDAIAECGADHASWYIVPANHKWYRNLVVGRVVHETLKQMDPKFPAAAKDLTKLVIE
- a CDS encoding STAS domain-containing protein translates to MSMPTEIKAARTDDGYVIRVEGRGTLRESPAVREFAAQCLDQRRELTLSVDLFACEYLDSTFLGCLVGLYRRGQQEPNLRLTVCAEPETRRRLLGATRLDKLFHCVDNCPEPAGPWAPLSAPQLEKRDFGLHVLECHQRLSELPCPSAPAFKAVADQLARELGQSQPGTP
- a CDS encoding cytochrome c oxidase assembly factor Coa1 family protein → MTTAQQQPVEAAPRRGWWRRNWKWLVVGLVLVVGISAGGGYYYLFGRMLLSEPFKIAWDAVKNSKQVSAELGAPISGGWTPHGTVNQDPNMPEATMNFSISGPNGTADVAALARRIDGIWGFPRFEVDTRPLDGSVEGKHLDLTGEINAGKPDDVQKFDPTKPQPKTTTTEEAPPDLNIKLDDVPSAPSGK